Below is a genomic region from Gopherus flavomarginatus isolate rGopFla2 chromosome 25, rGopFla2.mat.asm, whole genome shotgun sequence.
atgatggggattctacaacctcccttggaagcctattccagagcttaatgatgcttagagttagaaagttttccttaTATCTAACCTCAATCtcacttgctgcagattaagcccattacttccttgtccttccttcagtagacatggagaacaattgatcgctgttctctttgtaacagcccttaacatatctgaagggTTTTATCGAGTTCCCCCGTCAGCCTTCTTTTCTCATGGCCTGTttgtttaatctttcctcacaggtcaggttttccaaATCTTTTATCATTcatgttgctctcctctgaactctcttcaatttgtccacatccttcctagaGTGCAGTGTCCAGCACTGGACACATAatttcagctgaggcctcaacagtgctgagtagagcaagaCAATTACCTGCCACATTTTACatacctttattttattttatttttacaactgTAGCACATTGttcactcatattcagtttgtgattcactataactcCCACATTCTTTTCAGCAGGAcgaccacctagccagttatcccccattttatagttatcatttgatttttttctttcctaagtgaaaTACTCGGCCtttgtcttcattgaatttcatcttgttgaattcaggcCAAttgtccaatttgtcaaggtcattttgaatcctaatcctgtcctccaaagcgcttGCGACCTCTTCCAGCTTCATGTGATCCACACATTTTATACACATACTCTCCACTTTATgatccaagtaattaatgaacATACTGAACAGTACcaaacccaggactgacccttgtggcccaggaccccactaCATAAGCCCTCCCTATTAGGTtgttttggcatgatttgttcttgacaaatccatattggctattccttataactcttatcttctagatgcttacaaactgattgtttaataacttgttctagtatctttccaggtatcaaagttagactGATCTATAACTCCCTGGGTCCTATTTGTTCTCCATTTTAAAGACAGATATGATGTTTGTCCTTCTGCAGCACCCTGGGACCTCACAGacttcctcccccacaccctctgctGAATCCAGGAAAGAAACTGGCACATGGATTGCAAGGAAATCTAGCTCAGTGATGTAGGTAATAGTGTGGTCACTAAAGACCTAAAGGGTTTCCAAGGGGAGAAGAtgtagtgggggagggagagcatcCTGCCTCTAGGGAAGGAGCAGACCTCCAATGCTAAATTATGTAGTTCTCATCTTCCCTGTAGAGAATGGAAATATTGCAAGAGGAGGCCTACAGGAGAGACCCTCCTCAAGAGATCTTTCCTGGGAggattaaataataattatattatggtagcacctagcgGCCCTGCCTGTGATCAGGGcacctttgtgctaggcactgcacaagctCGGAGTAAGACCACTCCTGTTCTGAATTGATTGCAATctaaggctgagatttttcaaaactgcCCAGCAGATATGGACACATAGTAGCCATTTGGGTTAATGGGAAGGTCCAAATCCCAGACAAAGGAATCGTCCCATTTTGTAGGGAGACCATGGCAAGCTGCCACTCAAGTCCCAGGCCAATGCCTTTGCCATAAGGCAATCCTCTCTTCCCTCGAAGATCTGTGGAATTCTAGAATCCTCACAAAATAGCATGTGTACCTGCCAGCCTGTCAGTTTATCCTCCCAGAGGAGCACAACTTGCTGCCATGTGGCCATCTGCAACTGAATAAAGGGCTTAAGGGCGGGGTTTcccaaagcactcagcattggcctgaCTGCTCCTGATGAAATCCAGGGAAATTTCACTTTTACCTTGATTTCCAAAGGCAGCAGAGGTAGGCCAAACACTAAGGGTAGGATTCAGAAAAATACTAAATCCTAaatcccattcaaatcaatgggatttaggcacctaaataccatcCTGAATCCCACCCTAAATGCTTCTGAAAAGCCCTCTTACTTGCTTCCACCAAGCCAGATCAGTAAGTATACGAAACTTCATTCTCAGTCTCAGCCTTTGGCGGCTCTTCTGCTGAAGGGGAAGGGCTGCAGACAAGGAAGAGATCACAGCTTCTccctgggggcagctggggaaggcGGTCACATGAAGACTTGTCCACACATGAAAATTAATCCAGAATAAGGttgggtgtgaatttaaagccgATTAAGACCATCCACACATGGAGATAATCAGGAgcagctattctggaatagctccctgtgtagacaagccctcagggtacgtctacactatgggtgcTATAGCAGAACTACAGTGCAATAGCTGTGCCACAGCGTAGACCCCTCTGACATTGATAGAAGATGGTTTTTCGTCCAGGTAGTTAATTCACCTCTCTGAGGTAGCAAGATCAATGGAAGAATCCTTGTGTCAACCTAACCGTGTCTACACAGAGGGTCAGTCTCCTACCTATAGAAGAAGCAATGCAAACTTTTTCCCATGTTGCCCTACAAGCATTCCTCAGTCCTGGCTCGGAGGGGGCAAAGAGGCCCACTCGATCCTTACCTCTCTCTGCAGAGACTGCCAATGATGGCTGcgtgtgggagggggaaaagggagggtgTTTTAGATTATTGACCCCTGCTCACCAGGAACTTGATTCAGACCTACCAAGCTCAGTTCACAAAGTAACTGAGCGGCCTTCAGGCAGCAATGGCTCAAGATGGCCCTAGGACAAAATCCCAGATAACTTGGCCTATTGTACCCATCTCTAGCAATTCTTTTCACTCACGACCAGCCTGGACTGGAAATCCGACTCCCAAGCGTTTGGAGGTGCTTTCTAGGCTGCCCTTATGTAGCACAAGGTGAACGAGGTAACAGCTTTCATTGGATCCACATAGCTACAAGAACTCTGCCAACAATCTTGAATTTTGCCATCTGAAATAGAAATGGCACATAAAGAAAAAGGAAGCATAACGTAACAGCAACATCTACTTCCAatagagaagttggtccaataaaagagattacctcatccacctctctctaacatcctgggaccaacacttaAGCAGCACGTTAGTTGCCAGCTATGAAATTATTGATCACCTTTAAAATCTGCCTCTGCAGCCCCCTGTCTGGTTACCCTGGGTTTTTGAGGTTAATGCCTGACACCTGACCAGCTTAATAAACTGAGTCTATTATCAGATTAGAAACTGAAGACATCTGCTCCATTGGTCATCTGGTAAGTCTGAAGAAGTCTTCAAGTGGGAAGCAGAAGGAGAGAGCAGAGGCCATCCTCTCAGCAGCCTGTACAGATGTCTCTCTAAAACTTCTCAGCATTTCggaaaggaaaaagccctcaCCCCAGTAGGTAAGTTCCCTTCATTTCCTCAGAGCATAGGCTGCTTTGCTGCAGTGTTAATGAGTGTCACTGTGCTCCAGGCTGTGTCCTGGCTTCTCTTCGAAGCCTCGCTTTTCCTTGGATTATCACTCAGGTGTCAATGGGTTGCAGGTCGGCACAAAAGTGTACCGGTCTCAGCTATGGGATTTGACAGTATTTATATACCACTGTAGGTAGAGGAAGCTAGGGCAAGAAAGAGTGAATATTTCTATTGCAGTGCATTATAGAGAGTGCACTTTTACAAAGTGATGTAGCAAAGAAAAATGGCAAATAACAGTGCTAGCAATAGATTGGCTACTAGCCTTAACCAGGAAGAATCACAGCAAGTGTGTATGTTAAAATGAATCCAGTCAGCTTTATACTTAGACTTATACATTTTCCACCCAGACCTCCAAACACGTTTTGATTCTAAACATGAAACTGATTAATCCATCATGTGGGCCACTTAATTTTGGTATTctgaataacatttttttaaaaagacactctATGTAAAACAGAACACTCTTGCTTAAGAAGTCTCTCTGAACTAGACCCAAACATCAGACCAGTTACAGCCACACTTACTGAAGCCAGAAGCCTTActtacaggggcggctctagctttctGGCTGCCCGAAaaacagcaggcaggctgccttcagtggcttgcctgcgggaggtccgccagttcCGTGGTTTCGGCGTACTCACCGCTGAATTGCccccgaatccgtgggaccggcggactcCCACAAgaatgccaccgaaggcagcctgactgccacccttgcagggactggcagggtgcccccccccaaggcttgccgccccaggcacacgcttggagtgctggtgcctggagccaccactgctTACTGAATACTGCTAGGTAATAATGATTATTTCACACACATGACTTATTCTAAAGATTCCTCATTCTTTTCCAAACCCTAATTTATCCATAGATTCCATATCCTGTGTTCTGTTTCCATAAATTGGATTCTGTTTTATGTGGAGTTGCTTAATTAATTGCACCTGTATCTCTCAGCTTATAAATAATAAAGATCAGAAGTATAGTCTAAATACATATTTAGATACTCAGAACAAGTTCAGTTTCTCTGGACAGTTTAAAATCTCCTTATAGTGGTGTTTCCTTTTAATACTCTTGCAAGTTAATTGTTAAATTATTGCATATTAAAGCAGAATTGCCAATAAAATACAAACCCTACAAGCATTAGAGATATTTAAGTTTTGGCTTAACTTGACAAAAGCCATGGAGGAAAAATCAGAATAATACTTCATTTGTTTTCCGCTTCCACATCAACTATGAAACTAATTTCAGCCTCCAAGGGCCTGAACCTCAGATGATGGAAGTTATGCGGCTTTACTCTGGTTGAAAATCCAGCCCACAGCATTCTGACAGATATTCAATAATTAAACACAGCAGGTGAACTAAGGACAGTGTTTCTGACCTAACAGCTGTCCACTGTTGGTTTAAGTTAGAACTAGGAAGTTGTTTTCATGTTGCTTTTTATACAATGAGAGCACAGATGATGGTTTGGGCTAGGACAGAGAGCCAAGACTCCTAGGTTCCATGGCCAGCACTGCCACCGACTTGCTTTGTGACAGTGAGCAAGAAACTAGAGTAGTCTGATCTTCAGGTCACCaggtctgtaaaatggggataatacttaccTATTTCACAGGATCATTATATcacttaattaattaatgttcatAAAGCGCTTTGGGACtcttggatggaaggtgctagaGAAGGGCAAGTATTAGAATTTAGCTGGAAATAGGAACCCAGTAACAAACCTAACCAAAGGAATAGGGTTTGTGCCTGTGCAAAAATCTCCCACCTAATATATATATTGaattgggtgggttttttttaatatcagtcTAGATActctgctagtgtaaatcagcatcaagCCATTAGATCAGGGCAACCTTTCAGatatggtgtgccgagtcttcatttattcactctgatttaaggtttcacgtgccagtaatacattttaacatttttagaagatctctttctataagtctataatatataactaaactattgtatgtaaagtaaattaaaatacagagccccccagaccgatggcctggacccgggcagtgtgagtgccactgaaaatcagctcatgtgccacctttgacatgcgtgccataggttgcctacccctgcattagatGCTCTCCTGGATAACAAAAATATACAGttataggttaaaaaaaattagccttGGAAGAGCTATTAACCCTCATTCTTCAGGGCATCAGCCTAGCTACTGGGGGGTCAGGAAGACTCTCTCTGGTAGCAGCTAATCCCATAACTGCCCACTGCAGGGTTTCTTACACCTTCCCCTAATACTGGTCATAGCTGGTGACagaatattggactagatggacaattggtctgatcTAATGTGGAAATTCCTATGTTACCTCAACCAGCATAGCACCACTGGCTCTAATAGAACTCCACcagtttaaaccagctgaggatctggcccatcaagGTTTAACTGATTATATCTTCTGTTGGGAATGCAGGAGAAATTCAAGGATTTTCCATACCAGCTCTGAATGGGGAAGCAGCTAGATAACCTTAGTGTGTCTCCTGGCCTCACTGTCTTCACTGGGTACTAAGAGAAGCTGTTGATCATATCTGCTATTTCCAGAAGATGCATGTAAATCAGTAACAGGCTTCCACTCTGGTTGCAGGGCAACATGGCTCAAGATCTGACAGAAAAAGAACTGCTGAAGATGGAACTTGACCAGCTGAAAAAGGAAGTGAAGAATGAAAGGCAAATGGCAAGTGTTTCTATTAAGGTCTAAGCACAATGGGATAAATTAATCCCTGGGGTAACCATCTAGACCAATGTTCGCCCCAATTTAAGGGCCTTCAATTAAATCTCAAATACAAAACCAGtgactgatttttcacatttccacCTTAAAGATAGGATTTAGCCTTGTGTTTTACTTGTCCGGATAGCAAATTTCAGGCTTCTAGTGCATATGAAAAGGCTAGAGGAAAGGACGATTAGTGAGAGCACAAACAGAAAATTATTTGGGACCAGAtctcaaaggtacttaggtgcctgactcccactgaaatcagtgaggcaTGAGGATCTTGGTCCCTGAGTATATGGAACACAGTTTTCTCTGGCTGCCATTAGAGTATTTAAAGGCACATAGCAAACAGTTTGCCAACACAGCCCAATCATGTAAGGTGCCAAGTGCCCTCAACTCCTGTTATAGTCTATGGGAGAAGAGAGCACTCAGCACAAAGAAGGATTGGTCTCATGGGGCTAGATTTATAGGAGTTTAGCCTCATCCTAACATTCAGCACTCAACACAACACAATCTTTTCAGAAATCTGGCCCACAGTGTCTGTTGCTGCACAAAAAACCTGTCccagttccactgaagtccatgggagcttGGATAACAGCAAGatcttgccactgacttcagtgatagcaggatcaggcccaaactgATGGAGAACAACATTAGATTTAAGGCACTTATATGCaatgtttcatttgtttttgtttttttttttttaaaaaggttaaggGGCAGGAGAACTAGTTTGTATAGGAGACCCCTTAAAATAATCCAGTTGTATTGTGCAGAGAAGACAAAGTCACATGCTAGAGAAGACAAAAATCCTGGACTTGCTGAGGGATGAGATTGACTAGAGGATTGAAAAGTCTTAGCCAATTTCTATCTTGTACCGTTAAATTACTACAGTATAACCCAGCTGAATTAACATGGCCAGAGTTCTTAGAACAGGAGCCGGAATAGCAGTGCGGTCTCTCTGCATGGAATTCATTGGCTGGTTCGTCGGCCCAGCGttgatattctattctatacaGGTTTTATACCGCACtcatcaccagagtatctgagcaccttcctgtagtgcattaagcaatgtgactatgtatctgtcatgtgtttgttctcttatcctctccccagagggagaagtgtgtgcaAAGGAATGTCTTGTTTTGCTAGGGTTTTTGGTTTATTAAATATATATCTGTTGCTACACGTTCacattagagaaggcaaggtcaaaaaaatgtgccttgcacttggCGCGAAAAGCGATAAGGTCTCTTATAGGCCTGAGTGCCTGCGGGAGTTCACTACACAGTCTCGGACCAGCCCCGAAGAAGGTTCTGTCTCCCGTACAATGAGCTTTTACCCTTATTGTTGTGAGTTCCACAGTGCCAGAGGAGCGAAGTTGTTGACTCATTCTGGTGTTGAGTACCCTCAGCTTCAAGGAGCTCTTACTGGCTTGCTGAGGGTTCTCAGCACCATGCCCCGGGGTTCTGGGAAATTCCTGCTGCTGATCCAGGGAAGTGGCCTGCTTCAGAAAAATAATTCCCATCAAGGTGCAAGATTCAGAGTgggactggacatttatatggataacaaggcTATTCAGAGTTAGAACAGTTAATGCTAAGAAACAGGTCTAGTAGGGATCTAAAACTGCATGCTCCAAAATCTTCAGACAATCTCTAACAGTTAGGGGCTAGGATGACTTCTACATGGGGAGAGGCTTCCTGCACCTTCTTCTGAATCATCTGGCACTCGCCACTGTCCGACAGTGGAGTAGAGGGACCATGAGTCTGACACAGTCTGGCCAATCCTATGTAATGAGATCTCATTATCATAATCTAAAAAGAGATTCTTCTTTCTCTCCAGGTCTCCAAGACGGGCAAAGAGCTCAAGGAGTATATAGAATCCATGGCAGCAGAGGACCCTCTTTTGAAAGGTGTTCCTGAGGATAAGAACCCTtttaaggagaagggaggctgtaTAATTAGTTGACCCCTGCCACTCACAAACTTCGGACCCTTTCCTCCTCCAAAACCATGACTCTAAGAATTTTGCATACCCTGTAGCATGATCTTTCCATTGGGTAGGGCAGCCCCCAAAAACGAAACCCTTTTGAAGTGCAGTACATCtatgggagggaaaaaagggatatTGGAGACGTACCTAAATTTAGCAGCAAGAAGGCAGCCTTCTTCTCTAGGCTCTCACAGCTGATTTCCATTTAGTTTAATATACACACATTTGTTGAACTTGCTGCACTTCTATCAATCAACACTTAAATCAGGCATTAAGAAAACCTTGAGACTATAAAGCTTAACTTCAGACTTGACCTCCCTATAGCACAAGGTGGAAGGCAATTCCACTTGACTTGGGCGACTGTgagtaagtcacttaacctctgtgacagagtttccccatctgttaaaggGATAATAATGCTTGCTCGCCTTTGACAAAGCATGTAGAGATCTAAGTTtcaaaagtgctaagtat
It encodes:
- the GNGT2 gene encoding guanine nucleotide-binding protein G(I)/G(S)/G(O) subunit gamma-T2; amino-acid sequence: MAQDLTEKELLKMELDQLKKEVKNERQMVSKTGKELKEYIESMAAEDPLLKGVPEDKNPFKEKGGCIIS